The genomic DNA ACTTGGACGCATTGTTGTTGTCCCGTTTCCAGTTCGGATTCGTGGTCAGTTTCCACGTGCTGTTCCCCGCCTTCACCATCGGCACGGCCAGCTGGCTGGCCTTCATCGAGTGGCGCTGGCTGCGCACGCGCGATCCGATCTGGCGCGAACTTTATTTCTTCTGGCAGAAGATCTTTGCCGTGTCCTTCGGCATGGGCGTGGTCAGCGGCATCGTCATGGCCTTCCAGTTCGGCACCAACTGGCCGCGGCTGACCCAGTTCGCCGGCTCGGTGATCGGTCCGCTGCTGACCTACGAAGTGCTGACCGCCTTCTTCCTCGAGGCCAGCTTCCTCGGGGTGATGATGTTCGGCTGGGGCCGTGTATCGCCCCGCCTGCATTTCTTTTCCACCTGCATGGTGGCGCTGGGCACGCTGGTGTCCACGTTCTGGATCCTGGCATCCAACAGTTGGCTGCACACCCCGGCCGGCTATGAAATCGTCAATGGCATCGTGCACCCCAGCGACTGGTGGCAGGTGGTGTTCAATCCTTCATTCCCCTACCGCCTCGCACACATGGCGCTGGGCTCGTTCATCACCACCTGCTTCGTGATCGGCGGCATCGGTGCCTGGTACCTGCGGCGTGGCAAGCACGTCGAGGAAGGCCGCCGCATGCTGGTGGCCGCCGTGATTTTCGCGGCGATCACCGTGCCTGCGCAGATCTTCGTCGGCGACATGCACGGCCTCAACACGCTCAAACACCAGCCGATGAAGATCGCCGCCATGGAAGCGCACTGGCACGAGGGTAAGGAGGGGGCCGGTGTGCCACTGGTGGTGTTCGCGCTGCCCAACGAAAAGGAAGAGCGCAACGATTTCGAGGTGGCCATCCCGCGCTTGGGCAGTTTCATCCTGACCCATTCGCTGGACGGCACCTTCGAGCCCCTGACGTCGGTCCCGGCCAGTGAGCGACCGCCGGTGACGCCGGTGTTCTTCGCCTTCCGCATCATGGTCGGGCTGGGCACGCTGATGCTGGTGCTGGCATGGTTGTCGGCCATCGCGCTGTGGCGCGGCAAGCTGCTGCAGTCTGCGTGGCTGCTGCGGGGCTGGAACTGGATGCTGCCGGCCGGCTTCATCGCCCTGGTGTCGGGGTGGTTCGTCACTGAAATGGGGCGCCAGCCATGGGTGGTCTACGGGCTGCTGCGCACTGCCGATGCGGTGGGACCACAAAGTGCGTGGATGACCGCGCTGTCGCTGGGCGTGTACATCGTGGGCTACGCCTTCGTGTTCGGCTGGGGCATCTGGTACCTGGTGAAGATCCTGCGCCAAGGGCCCAGGCCGTACGAGGACGGGCCGGCGCTTGATGGTGGAAGCCATACCCCGGCGCGGCCGCTGTCGGCCGCCGATGAACCGCTGGAGGAGCGCTGAGATGGAGATGACAACCTGGCTGCCGGTGGCATGGTTCGCGGTGATCGGCTTCGGCGTGCTGATGTACGTGTTGCTGGACGGCTTCGTGCTGGGCATCGGCATCCTGGCCCCGTTCGCCCACAGCGAGGACGAGCTGGACCAGATGATGAACACCGCCGCGCCGATCTGGGACGGCAACGAAACGTGGCTGGTGCTGGGCGGAGCGGGTCTGCTGGCGGCGTTCCCGAAGGCCTATTCTGCGCTGCTGTCGGCGTTGTACCTGCCGGTGCTGCTGCTCGTGATGGCGCTGGTATTCCGCGGCGTGGCGTTCGAGTTCCGCTTCAAGGCGCACCGTTCACGGCGCCTGTGGAGCGTGGCGTTTGCCGTCGGCTCGGTGCTGGCCACCTTCGCGCAGGGCGTGATCCTGGGGGCCTTGGTGCAGGGACTGGATATCGTCGATGGTGTCTACCAGGGCGGCGCGTTCGGCTGGTTGAGCCCGTTCGCGCTGGTCACCGGCGTCGCCTTGATCGCCGGGTACGCGCTGCTGGGCAGTACCTGGCTGCTGTTGAAGACCAACGGCCCGGTGCAGGCACTGGCACGGAAGATGACGCGGCCCTTGGTGGTGGCCGTGATCGTGGCCATGGGCGTGGTCAGCTGCTGGCTTCCGTTCCTGCAGTCGCGCCTGATGGCACGGTGGTTCAGTGACGGCAATTTCTGGTGGCTGTCCCCCGTACCGCTGCTGACGCTCGGGGTCGCTTTTGCACTATGGCGCAGCGCCATCCATCCAAAGCGGGACCTGCCGCCCTTCCTGCTCAGCATGGCGCTGTTCGTGCTCGGCTTTGCCGGGCTGGTGCTGGGCATGTGGCCCTACCTGCTGCCGCCGACGATGACCCTGTGGGATGCCGCCGCCCCCGCCTCGTCACTGGGCTTCAGCCTGGTCGGGTTGGTGGTGTTGTTGCCGGTGATTCTGGGGTACACCGCGTGGTCGTATCGCGTGTTCCGCGGCAAGGTGGAAGCAGGCGCGGGTTACCACTGACCCGGCATCGCGATGCCGAACACAGGCGGCTCGGCGCTACCGTGCTCGCGGCATCCCGTTGTAGCGCCGAGCCACGCTCGGCGGAATCCCTCCGGGACCGCGATGCCGGACACAGCCCGCGCTGCGCGCTCGCCGAGCGTGGCTCGGCGCTACCGTGCCGGCGGCAGGAAGGCTTTGCCTGCCGCGGCGGCATGACCTGTGGGCCAGCCGCCGCGGGAAGCGGGCTGCTACCCTTGGCCGGTTTTCCATCCTTGGTGCCGTCCGCCCATGTTCCGAGTGCTGCCTCTTTCCCTGTTGTTGTCCGCCGCACTCGCTGCGCCGGCGGCGTACGCCGCGCCCACCCCGATCACCATCGAACAGGCCATGGCCGATCCGGACTGGATCGGACCACCGGTCGAGCGGGCATGGTGGTCGTGGAACAGCCAGCAGGTGGAATACCAGCTCAAGCGCAAGGGCAGCGCGGTCCGCGACACCTTCCGCCAGCCGCTTGCCGGGGGCGTGGCCACGCAGGTCGCCGACGACCAGCGCGGCACCCTCGACGTCGCCAACCCGATCTACGACAGCAGCCGCACGCGCATGGCGTTCGTGCGCAACGGCGATGTGTTCGTCCGTGACCTGCGCAGTGGTGCGCTGACCCAGCTGACCCGTGGCAACGAGCGTGCCGCCGGCGTCGACTTCGCCGTCGATGGCGGCGTGATCTGGCGCACCGGGCAGAACTGGTTCCACTGGACCGCCGCCAGCGGCGTCGCCCAGGTGGCCAGCCTGAAGGCAGAGAAAAATCCGTCCGATCCCCCCAAGGCCGATACCCTGCGCGAGCAGCAACTGCGAACGCTGGAAACCCTGCGTCGCGACCGCGAACAGCGCGAAGCCCTGAAAGAACAGGACCAGCGTTGGCGCGAAGCGGACAGCACCCGCGCGCCGGGCCCGGTGTTCCTCGGGGCCGACGTGGAGATCGTCGACAGCGTGCTGTCGCCGGACCTGGTGCACCTGCTGGTGGTGACCAAGCCGAAGGATTTCGAGGAAGGCCGCACCAGCAAGATGCCGCTGTACGTGACCGAATCCGGTTACGAGGAAACCGAAGACACCCGCACCCGCGTCGGCCGCAACGATCCGGAACCGCATACGCTCTGGCGTGTCGATGCGCGTAGCGGCAAGGTGGAAAAAGTGTCGCTGGATGCGCTTCCCGGCATCGGCACCGACCCGCTGGCTGCGCTGCGCAAGAAGGCGGGCAAGGACGCGCTGAAGGGCAACCGTGCGCTGGAGGTGATGAGCGACTTCATGGGTGGCGGCATCCGCTGGAGCGCGGATGGCCAGCAGGTTGCGATCATGCTGCGCGCCAACGACAACAAGGACCGCTGGATCATCAGCCTGGCCGCTGCCGATGGCCGCCTGCAGACCCGCGATCGGCTGACCGATGAGGCGTGGATCAACTGGGGCTTCAATGATTTCGGCTGGATGGCCGATGGCCGCACGCTGTGGCTGCTGTCCGAAGCATCCGGTTACTCGCACCTGTACACCCAGACCGGCACCGGCAAGCCGCAGGCACTGACCAGCGGCAAGTGGGAGACCTCCGCGCCGACGCTGTCCGCCGATGGCAAGGGGTTCTACTTCCTGTGCAACCAGCAGGCCCCGCACGATTACGAAGTGTGCAGCGTGGACGTGGCCAGCCGCCAGGTGCGCGAGCTGACCAGCCTCAACGGCGTGGAAGACTTCACGGTGTCGCCGGATGGCCAGCAGCTGCTGGTGCGTTACTCCGCGGCCTACCTGCCTGCGCAGCTGGCCGTGGTGCCGGCCGGCGGTGGCCAGCCGCGCGTACTGACCGATA from Stenotrophomonas sp. 169 includes the following:
- a CDS encoding cytochrome ubiquinol oxidase subunit I; amino-acid sequence: MDALLLSRFQFGFVVSFHVLFPAFTIGTASWLAFIEWRWLRTRDPIWRELYFFWQKIFAVSFGMGVVSGIVMAFQFGTNWPRLTQFAGSVIGPLLTYEVLTAFFLEASFLGVMMFGWGRVSPRLHFFSTCMVALGTLVSTFWILASNSWLHTPAGYEIVNGIVHPSDWWQVVFNPSFPYRLAHMALGSFITTCFVIGGIGAWYLRRGKHVEEGRRMLVAAVIFAAITVPAQIFVGDMHGLNTLKHQPMKIAAMEAHWHEGKEGAGVPLVVFALPNEKEERNDFEVAIPRLGSFILTHSLDGTFEPLTSVPASERPPVTPVFFAFRIMVGLGTLMLVLAWLSAIALWRGKLLQSAWLLRGWNWMLPAGFIALVSGWFVTEMGRQPWVVYGLLRTADAVGPQSAWMTALSLGVYIVGYAFVFGWGIWYLVKILRQGPRPYEDGPALDGGSHTPARPLSAADEPLEER
- the cydB gene encoding cytochrome d ubiquinol oxidase subunit II, with translation MEMTTWLPVAWFAVIGFGVLMYVLLDGFVLGIGILAPFAHSEDELDQMMNTAAPIWDGNETWLVLGGAGLLAAFPKAYSALLSALYLPVLLLVMALVFRGVAFEFRFKAHRSRRLWSVAFAVGSVLATFAQGVILGALVQGLDIVDGVYQGGAFGWLSPFALVTGVALIAGYALLGSTWLLLKTNGPVQALARKMTRPLVVAVIVAMGVVSCWLPFLQSRLMARWFSDGNFWWLSPVPLLTLGVAFALWRSAIHPKRDLPPFLLSMALFVLGFAGLVLGMWPYLLPPTMTLWDAAAPASSLGFSLVGLVVLLPVILGYTAWSYRVFRGKVEAGAGYH
- a CDS encoding S9 family peptidase encodes the protein MFRVLPLSLLLSAALAAPAAYAAPTPITIEQAMADPDWIGPPVERAWWSWNSQQVEYQLKRKGSAVRDTFRQPLAGGVATQVADDQRGTLDVANPIYDSSRTRMAFVRNGDVFVRDLRSGALTQLTRGNERAAGVDFAVDGGVIWRTGQNWFHWTAASGVAQVASLKAEKNPSDPPKADTLREQQLRTLETLRRDREQREALKEQDQRWREADSTRAPGPVFLGADVEIVDSVLSPDLVHLLVVTKPKDFEEGRTSKMPLYVTESGYEETEDTRTRVGRNDPEPHTLWRVDARSGKVEKVSLDALPGIGTDPLAALRKKAGKDALKGNRALEVMSDFMGGGIRWSADGQQVAIMLRANDNKDRWIISLAAADGRLQTRDRLTDEAWINWGFNDFGWMADGRTLWLLSEASGYSHLYTQTGTGKPQALTSGKWETSAPTLSADGKGFYFLCNQQAPHDYEVCSVDVASRQVRELTSLNGVEDFTVSPDGQQLLVRYSAAYLPAQLAVVPAGGGQPRVLTDTRSAEFKAREWIQPKLVAVPSQHGAGVVWAKYYEPQNKEPGKKYPIVMFVHGAGYLQNVHQRYPAYFREQMFHNLLVQQGYIVLDMDYRGSEGYGRDWRTAIYRNMGHPELEDYKDGLDWLVDTQQGDRDRAGIYGGSYGGFMTFMALFRSPGTFKAGAALRPVVDWHNYNHAYTANILNTPDIDPEAYRVSSPIEYAQNLQDHLLIGHGMMDDNVFFQDSVNLSQRLIELHKDNWSIAPYPLERHGYTRADSWLDQYKRILKLFNENVK